aagattcatcggaccttttgagatcttggaatgtgttggGAATTTGGCGTATCGAGCTTTACCGCCGTATCTGTCCAGCattcataatgtctttcatgtatcgttgctacgacggtatgtagcagatgagtcgcacgTTCTTAGTCCGACAGATGTTCaacttgaagaagacttgacttatgttgagcagccgcttttaatcctgggtaggaaagagaaaaacctcagaaacaagaccattccacttgttctagtgcaatggcaacgtcgaggtactgcagaagcgacttgggagttagagagtcgtatgcgctcagagtatcctcatttgttttgagttgtattttattcagttgtattgtacttcagttttgatttcgaggacgaaatctttgtaaggaggggaggatgtaatgacccgaattcttattttgaatgaagtattaattaagacataattaatgagttgttaattaagtattattaagaaattgataattcgggattaagctgttggtatccactgaattttaaatggataactcgacctacttcggattacattatctcgagaaatccaactagaccaatgagattctgacacatggctgataagattggttcggattttctgaaatagtgcggatgcagcctataaatggaagccgattcttttgttttcttcaccgcattcttcagagagagctctagttgtaccttaggttttctagccagtttctagggaaatttggtgtcgggaagtttcgaagctagtgtcgactcgaggagggtcggtgaactgagatcgagacatcatcagcagGCTGACGACGGatgcaggtataatcctaaatccttagatagtgatttaaggatcattagggagatctttgtagcatgtttgatctggtttgttagtgatttcattatgttggtattgtctaggttcagagctttctgtcagattgttttagtgaggtaagtgatgtactgactgagatatccgagcgtagtatacacacttatatgctgcatattatctgttgcatgatatatgttttactgctttggcatattatgcatgacatatcatgttgagcctgatatcttttgagatatacctcgtttgttggggccgctcagccctattctgtattgtggacgatggggcatcgagagctacagtgtccgacgggacccgcgggctctgataacctggacattgcaggtccacgtcttgatgatgagtgtgggagccaaaacatgcctagggcagatcagagactacacactcaggcgtctctagactgagcatgagattcttgacttgatccttgatatccgagcatattgcattttgcatgcatcatatcagtttgtatactcgtacattctcatattgggcgattgtcgctcacgtccttgttttcatcttgggcactcCATTCCATGGGGcatgtcttaggttggacggttcagacgaccagggcagtggctagagtagttgggttttcggtggtgatccagtggaggttttctgtggtttatcgttttctcgttcagaattATGTTATGGTTGTAATAATATTTAAGACTGATGTTATTGCTCtgttttcgtttgggttgtaagatgattaaataTTTGGTTTCCACTGTTTAACTGttggtattaagtttaatgttgcatgtttattattctgtttagtagtggctcgggtaagggcatTTCAGTCGACGCagcaaaagagagattatacgtgccttatgaTATTCAGAAATACcgtgacgacgataccgaagcggagatgacgtgaggattgatccgggacgaacgtggcgctaaaaatCTTGAAGAAAACTCGACTAAATCTCGCAGGATTTCCAGAAGAAGGGGCAGCTGCTATTCTTCTCTTAGAACCCTAGTTTTGTTCTCTCAAAAATAGTAAAACTGATTGgaaagtgagtgtgtgtgtttaatCGTGTacagtgtgtgtaaaagtgtatGTATGCGTGTGTTTTAGTAAATTAAGGAGAGTaaaatttgcttaattaataattagcaactaatttaaaatactaactctccCTTAACTTTAACACAATctctaattaaaaataaagaggTACAAgtgctagactttaaaagttttaaaattctaaaattcacctaataattaaattaggctttacaATACTTACAACTtagtaaattatttaaaacgctcCATTTTTGACTAAAAGttaaaaataccacattttaaaatacaaaaaatcgtcaccgatcttttcctcgatcccgtttcgaataatcgcctgaaacatgaaacttgaaaaacattttaacgtgcatcacataaacataaaaaaaagatttaaaataatgcatttaaataaatcgggTAAGGCTAAGACTCAtgttaaatttaaataagaaatttaacaattaaataaatgcatgagttatacgtgtactgaatttgggcactacaataACTAAACTGATATATACAAGAACCGATCTCCTTTATATCAGTTAATcagtttaaaaaaatcaaaaaatttaaattggttagttttctttacgaaggattatttcaaatatttttcgcTTGACTTAAAACCAAaatcgatctaattcatcggtgtttacattcttagaacacgcgCTATTGCAACTCATTGAGAATATTATGTTTGAAACACCTTCAAAAGTGCCTGAACTGATCCACTAAGTTTGTATAACTTGTTGTAAATAtttattgattatagaattttTAGAAACAACTTGTTCAATTATCCaattttttgggaaaaaaacaATTTCATCCCATTTAATAGATCTTCTTGTAGTAATATTAGATCCATTGAAATTTTGTTTCAATCagaatagtttcatttaattttttatttatcctTTTACTCATATGATTTAAAGTAAATAATAGTTTATAATATATTCGGTAACAAATACATATGACTGTTGTACCAGGAGTATAATTATAAACACGAGCTTTAACATTTAGTGTTAAAGAATCAAGTATATTTATATCTGATAATGATAAAGATAAATttggataaacatcaaaatagACTAGACCATATGCTTAGACTAGATTGAATAATTCTCATTAAGGATTGTTTTCAGTTTAAATTTCTACCATATCTTAAAGCTGCTATAAAACTTTctgataaatattttaaaactctAAAATATCTTAAAGCTGCTATAAAACTTTCTGATAAACCTTTTAAAACTCTAAAGctatttaaattaatccaatatgaataattttataatttttcttATAAGGTGAGATGTCattatcatttaataatctAAAACCATTTTTTCATTATGAAGATGTACATATGATTTTGTAGTTTTAACTATTTGTTTAAAACtgattatttcaaaaattcctaATTTATGAACCATTTTAGGTTCTATCTTAGGGATAGTTCATTTATTTAAGAAATCTAAATTTTCTGGTAcatcatattcttcatttaaactgtttttaatttttgtttttttatctattttttatttatttacttagATTAGCTTGTATGACAGGGTAACTTATTTATGCTAAATCATGACTTTAGTATGATATGGTTTATATTTGTTTGTAACCTAAAATAAATATGAGATAACAaaagaattatttaagttttggAATTCTAAGAAGTAATATAATGTTTTTTTGGTTAAAACATAAGATGAGAGATGAATCAGAAGATGGTAAACACAAGTTTCGAATTTAACCAGAAAATTATAATTTCATATGTAGCATTTTAGCCTACTTTGACGAGAAATGACGCTTAAGGTGTTTGTAGGtgatttttttgaatttatgtttctgatacGGACCTTGTTAAAATCAATTGTTGTTTGATTTCTTTGgtatatttttgttaaatccttttatattttgtaaaagctccatatatgaatcatatattaATTGGTATTCCCAGAATTAAATCTCTTCTTTTACTGTCTCAattcaattttttatatattatattttgtcgTATTGAATTTGtagtattattaaaaataagtttcaagattgaaaataaatttgaaaagattaaatacaaaatattttatattaattatcaattacAAAATCAACCATATTATCCCGCGgccctttaaaaatatatatatatatatatatatatatatatatatatattatatatatatttatctaCTTCAACTTGTCTTTCAGAATTACATTTTACCCCCTGCTTATTGAAATATCACTCTAAGCCCTAATCCTTCCCGAACCGAACAGTCTTCGCAGTTCATTCAACATATCCTGAGAAACTAGGGTTCGCTTATTCGCGATTGCGCATTTAATGGCCGATCGTAGCAACAATTCAAACAATCTTGTTTTGGCGGCAACGGCAGTCACCAAGCAGCCGATATGGATGAAGCAGGCTGAGGAAGCCAAGCTGAAAAGTGAAGCCGAGAAGACCGCCGCTGCCAAAGCTGCATTTGAAGCCACCTTCAACAAATCCCAGACCCAACAGCTTGAGGCAGCTTCCGCTGTTCCATCGTCTGACGATTCTGATTCCGATGACGATAAATCATCGGATAACACACGCCCTGTGGGCCCCGTGGACCCTGCGAGGTGTATGGCGCAGGGTGCGGGCATTGCGGGCGGGACGGCGTGTGTAGGGTCGACGTTTTCTGTCGTTACAAAAGACGGTGATGGGAGGAATGTGACACGGGGAGGGGCTAGCGTGGTGGTGAGGATTGTGCCGGGGATGGGCGTTGGGGGTTCGGACCAGAATGGGATGGTTAAGGATGTGGGTGATGGGACGTATAGTGTGACATATGTTGTGCCTAAGAAAGGAAATTATATGGTGAATGTTGAGTGCAATGGGAGGCCAATTATGGGAAGTCCGTTCCCTGTTTTCTTTAGCACTGGTATGTGTTTTCCTCTTCTCTTTTTGCTTTTTTGAAGTGTACATTTTTGTATACGGTGGTAAAATTCGTCCTCCAAGAATTAGGAATCCTTCCGGAGAAGAATATTCTCAGTAGCCAAGTGAATTCCTGGAGTGTCAATATAAGTAGCTTTATCTATTATTTGGTGGATTTGTATCTGCTACTTTTATGCATGTATTTAAAGATGTAGCTTGCAGTATTGTTCTGATCGATTGCCAAAGATAATCCTTGTCTCAAATTTTGGAGCGTCAATGATAGCTGACTTTGTCTGGAAATGTGTGCACATCCATATATGATTACTTGTAATCGTGTTGACATTTTAATCTGGCATTGTTTTTCTTCTCGATCAGGaaatatgataaattattaTACAGAAAGACATGTATACTTTTTTATTCGAGTGTGGAGTAATGCTGTTAGTTTCTAAAAGACTTTAAGTTGCAAATTGCACGTGTAGGAATCTCATGTGGGGATAAACACACTGTGAATTTATTAGGAATGATTGTAAGGTATGTGTAATTGTATGTCAAATGCCAATCTTCCTGATTCTTGATAGTGTTATGACTTGTTGGCTGTGTGAATAATCTGGTCTTTTTGTTTGTACATGCATCACATACCAATGCCTGCAAGCTGTATATTCTGTATTTTACATGTTATGTTGTGTGGCAATTGACCCAAGTAGGCACACAGCTTTTGTGTGAGCTTTGATGGTCAAAAGCCTTTTGAAATTTCCGGTAGTTAATTTCACATCTTGTGTGTGAGCTTTGATGGTCAAAAGCCTTTTAAAATTTCCGGAAGTGAATTTGTTTTATCTTTGAAAACTATTCAAACCAGAAgctactttttttaaaaaaagttccaCTTTGTTTTAACTTAAAAATGTTTTCAAAGAAGGAAAGCAGTTTTCGTGGTGAAGCAAAAGGAAATTCAGCTCCCCTACCCAAActgttaaaaaaacaaaaaatttctttatCTTTTCCATTATATCTTTTTGAGAGGATCCTAGTTTTGATTTGTGCCAAGGTTTTAGATAGAAAGAAATAAGTTTTTTTATCTGCTGGTAACTCTTTAGTGAAAAAATTCCAGTTCTACGCTTGGACCTGCTGCTTGATATGTTTCAATTGGCTTCATTGTTGTGCGCTTATAAACAAATCATGAtttgtgttcttcattttttttatcaaccTTGAATAATTTTTGTTGCTGAAACAACTATTATGAGTTTATTAACATCTTGTTTTTTGGTTCTAATTTGCCTTTGATATTTCTTAGGGCGGCATACTCTGTTGTGTTTTTCATATTTGTTGGGTTGATTATGTATACCACCAGATAAGCATTTACAAGCTTTGTATGTGGAATTTTGTGCTTCATGTGCTTCTAAGTCACATAATTCCAATTTCTAAGTAGTTCATTGATAACTATAATTTGTGGCTTCCTTGTTTATTGGTTAGATAAGGTCTTTACCGATGTTCATTTCGAACGATGTACTCATTTGTCTTAAATATATACTAGAAAAGATATCTAGAATTAGTTGGCCAGTTCTTCGTTGGATTTAGTATATGCCATTTCATTCCTTTGAGTTCCAATTACGGATCATATATACTTAAAATCAATCAAATTTTACTATTTCTGAATAATTGAGCAACATTTCTTGAGGGAAATGAGTTTAATTGTTGTCCTAAATTCCTTCAGTGCACTTTTTGGTGGCTAGGGAGAAATTTTATGAATAACTACTTGGTACAAATTTGAACATCTCATTTCTTTTATCCAGGGACGTCCACTGGTGGGCTTCTTGGGATGGCTCCAGCCGCTTCATTTCCAAATTTAGTTAACCAGACCATGCCCAATATGCCAAATTATTCTGGTTCTGTATCTGGCTCATTTCCTGGGTTGCTTGGTATGATTCCAGGTGTTGTTTCTGGGGCCTCTGGTGGAGCAATTTTACCCGGAATTGGGCAATCTCTTGGCGAAATTTGTCGAGAATATCTTAGTGGGCGGTGTGCAAGAACTGATTGCAAGTCTAGTCACCCTCCTCACAATCTGCTGATGACTGCACTAGCTGCAACCATGGGAACTCACAGTCAAGTGCCAATGGCACCTTCTGCTGCTGCAATGGCTGCTGCTCAGGCAATTGTTGCTGCCCAGGCACTTCAAGCCCATGCTGCGCAGGCCCAAGCTAATTCCTCAAATGACTCCTCTGGTTTGAATTTCACTTCCCAAGTTCAACCAATACAGTCTTGTCAGTaatgaattattttttaaataacctAAAATTGAAGACTTgcttgattttttatttatgttttttgcTAATTCTATCAGTTGATTACTTTTTTTTTACAGCTTCAGTTTTTCTCTGGAGTTGATATTTTTGATCGTTTGATTTGTTAACTACTTAACTTGTCATTTCATTATTGATTCTGAAGAATTTTGATTGTTCTTATCAATTCCGTTAATCTGTCAGGATCAGCTGATAAAGAAGGAAAGGCTGATTCTCTTAAAAAGACTGTGCAAGTTAGCAATCTCAGCCCACTTCTGACTGGGGATCAGTTAAAACAGCTCTTTGGCTTTGGTGGCACAGTTGTTGAATGCACTATCACTGATTCAAAACATTTCGCTTACATTGAATACTCAAAACCTGAAGAAGCTACAGCTGCTTTGGCATTGAATAATATGGAAGTTGGGGGTCGTCCTTTGAATGTTGAAATGGCCAAATCACTTCCGCCGAAGCCTGTTTTAAATTCTTCAATGGCTTCATCCTCTCTGCCTTTGGTGATGCAGCAAGCTGTTGCAATGCAACAAATGCAATTTCAACAGGCTCTCTTGATGCAGCAAGCACTTACAGCACAACAGGCAGCCAACAGAGCAGCAACCATGAAGTCTGCAACTGACTTAGCTGCTGCCAGAGCTGCAGAAATAACTAAGAAGATGCAGGCAGATGGGCTGATTACTGAAGAAAAGGATTCTGATAAAAAATCAAGGTATGCTGCTTCTGTTCTCGGATGCCTTCAGTTGATTACCGTCAGGAAGGTTTTCTATCAATAAAGTTGGATGTTCCTTGGTTGTTGAAGTTCTTGAGACGCaattttatttgtgaaataAAAGTGGGTGTGAACATAAATAGGGATCTGAAATATTCTTGAAATCACCTCTACATTTATTGTGAGAGTTAATGCAGTTGTATATACTGTATTATTCACATTCTAATGACATTGACCTGGAATATGTTTCCTG
The Primulina eburnea isolate SZY01 chromosome 5, ASM2296580v1, whole genome shotgun sequence genome window above contains:
- the LOC140833060 gene encoding uncharacterized protein isoform X2, translated to MADRSNNSNNLVLAATAVTKQPIWMKQAEEAKLKSEAEKTAAAKAAFEATFNKSQTQQLEAASAVPSSDDSDSDDDKSSDNTRPVGPVDPARCMAQGAGIAGGTACVGSTFSVVTKDGDGRNVTRGGASVVVRIVPGMGVGGSDQNGMVKDVGDGTYSVTYVVPKKGNYMVNVECNGRPIMGSPFPVFFSTGTSTGGLLGMAPAASFPNLVNQTMPNMPNYSGSVSGSFPGLLGMIPGVVSGASGGAILPGIGQSLGEICREYLSGRCARTDCKSSHPPHNLLMTALAATMGTHSQVPMAPSAAAMAAAQAIVAAQALQAHAAQAQANSSNDSSGSADKEGKADSLKKTVQVSNLSPLLTGDQLKQLFGFGGTVVECTITDSKHFAYIEYSKPEEATAALALNNMEVGGRPLNVEMAKSLPPKPVLNSSMASSSLPLVMQQAVAMQQMQFQQALLMQQALTAQQAANRAATMKSATDLAAARAAEITKKMQADGLITEEKDSDKKSRAPSCSRTKSRSRSKSASPVNYRSRRRSRSFSPPTRRARGYKSRSSRRFRHYVSDEKERRYYRDSRDRSDRSRRRGSDRFRDSRSPVARRNRSRSVSLRTRRSHREDSSSPKGCRISPKERTTKSSRYSRSPQHHRIRSQSSGDEESKSKQRRRSRSGSLEVKHQSSDKKDGRRAEKSKYWSRRRSRSASVDGRNHGRGSSPKVLDESRSKRRGSSRSSSQEDKHRPSEKMEQVREEKSKHHDRMRSRSRSTKGKQHKGSWMNPCILRMTKLEVM
- the LOC140833060 gene encoding uncharacterized protein isoform X1, with amino-acid sequence MADRSNNSNNLVLAATAVTKQPIWMKQAEEAKLKSEAEKTAAAKAAFEATFNKSQTQQLEAASAVPSSDDSDSDDDKSSDNTRPVGPVDPARCMAQGAGIAGGTACVGSTFSVVTKDGDGRNVTRGGASVVVRIVPGMGVGGSDQNGMVKDVGDGTYSVTYVVPKKGNYMVNVECNGRPIMGSPFPVFFSTGTSTGGLLGMAPAASFPNLVNQTMPNMPNYSGSVSGSFPGLLGMIPGVVSGASGGAILPGIGQSLGEICREYLSGRCARTDCKSSHPPHNLLMTALAATMGTHSQVPMAPSAAAMAAAQAIVAAQALQAHAAQAQANSSNDSSGSADKEGKADSLKKTVQVSNLSPLLTGDQLKQLFGFGGTVVECTITDSKHFAYIEYSKPEEATAALALNNMEVGGRPLNVEMAKSLPPKPVLNSSMASSSLPLVMQQAVAMQQMQFQQALLMQQALTAQQAANRAATMKSATDLAAARAAEITKKMQADGLITEEKDSDKKSRAPSCSRTKSRSRSKSASPVNYRSRRRSRSFSPPTRRARGYKSRSSRRFRHYVSDEKERRYYRDSRDRSDRSRRRGSDRFRDSRSPVARRNRSRSVSLRTRRSHREDSSSPKGCRISPKERTTKSSRYSRSPQHHRIRSQSSGDEESKSKQRRRSRSGSLEVKHQSSDKKDGRRAEKSKYWSRRRSRSASVDGRNHGRGSSPKVLDESRSKRRGSSRSSSQEDKHRPSEKMEQVREEKSKHHDRMRSRSRSTKGKQHKGSKRSDDHKSKHRKHSPSVSEENNHKLSDTDPIEHEAEVVKNKNERSITHGNVSVDRLDESMYTEDDKVGSHVVSHNIFERVVGDDKICDHQQSHIEEH